One window of the Triticum dicoccoides isolate Atlit2015 ecotype Zavitan chromosome 3B, WEW_v2.0, whole genome shotgun sequence genome contains the following:
- the LOC119276512 gene encoding uncharacterized protein LOC119276512, whose amino-acid sequence MASPSSLRKLRELMKGKLSPGENSIRDKDEENPEVALVSKKVNKKRKKLPGTKKGEGRDVDRLVREEDPEVVLVSKKLNKRRKKLPGTKMGERRDVDRLVREEDPEVVLVSKKLKTHPVSEPNASSRESIWESSEPLMGKKRKEGKGHAVLVGQDGSEVAPVAKKWKPEPVAKKWKPEPVPEDIRLSASSTVIVAYAPDMPHRYGHLLRSITFLLPYKSDGKAYECDPNRVKDLISRTRCGLCLFFQWVQRDKEMFCWIINISTNNSTQFLVNPAFVSEMLEVKVKRAACAFSLNFCSDKKWAGVKNALELVFSSPQHKTSEAPDNMYVFTRIDDCVYFRNIKINDFPNIAEGEPLDLKEVGPYFCLKLVDIHGETAVPYLPSDVVPQNKIKVCPIQYCSLSPELGSCIAPHSLYLNDENYTILIENGHDLSAFEGYNVSLEEFLAEQPLLKIKHIVGSKTGEECLFVRNIAKYIIKSILAYLVKLFSRDKCIKMKIIGRKHIFLKGSKVKFYGVEFVQFEENQAEDNVVCVVGLISGCFPEDLIPSDLSEMLDLLLSDPLHNLEAGKGDCSLLSAKERRELLVLLHTEYMTNVKPMLCGKDGDDPNGNLEEFFAGCPYIETWVDTMTKNTYLTEVASYNSVLGVL is encoded by the exons atggcgtcgccgtcgtcgttgaggaAACTCCGAGAGCTGATGAAGGGCAAATTGAGCCCCGGGGAAAATTCCATTAGGGATAAGGATGAGGAGAATCCAGAGGTTGCGCTTGTTTCAAAGAAGGTGAACAAGAAGCGGAAGAAGCTGCCGGGTACCAAGAAGGGGGAAGGGCGCGACGTGGATAGGCTGGTCCGGGAGGAGGATCCCGAGGTTGTGCTCGTTTCAAAGAAGCTGAACAAGAGGCGGAAGAAGCTGCCGGGTACCAAAATGGGGGAAAGGCGCGACGTGGATAGGCTGGTCCGGGAAGAGGATCCTGAGGTTGTGCTTGTTTCAAAGAAGCTGAAGACACATCCGGTGAGTGAACCGAATGCATCATCGAGGGAATCGATCTGGGAATCCAGTGAACCGCTCATGGGTAAGAAGAGAAAAGAGGGGAAAGGCCACGCCGTGCTGGTCGGGCAGGATGGTTCGGAGGTTGCTCCTGTGGCAAAGAAGTGGAAGCCAGAGCCGGTGGCAAAGAAGTGGAAGCCAGAGCCGGTGCCAGAGGACATTCGGTTGAGTGCATCATCGACTGTTATTGTTGCTTATGCTCCAGACATGCCACACAG GTATGGACATTTGCTCAGGTCGATTACCTTTCTTCTGCCTTACAAGAGTGATGGGAAGGCATATGAATGTGATCCCAACAGAGTGAAAGATCTGATAAGTCGAACCAGATGTGGTTTATGTCTTTTCTTTCAG TGGGTTCAAAGAGATAAGGAGATGTTTTGTTGGATAATTAATATATCGACAAATAATTCTACTCAGTTCCTCGTAAATCCAG CATTTGTATCTGAAATGTTAGAAGTGAAAGTTAAGCGTGCAGCTTGTGCTTTCTCATTAAACTTCTGTAGTGATAAAAAATGGGCTGGTGTAAAGAATGCTTTGGAGCTG GTGTTTTCTTCACCTCAACACAAGACATCTGAAGCTCCTGATAATATGTATGTCTTCACAAGGATAGATGATTGTGTCTACTTCAGAAATATAAAG ATTAATGATTTCCCCAATATTGCCGAAGGCGAGCCATTGGATCTGAAAGAG GTTGGACCTTATTTTTGCCTGAAGCTTGTGGATATTCATGGAGAGACTGCTGTCCCATATCTACCTTCAGATGTTGTTCCACAAAATAAG ATTAAAGTGTGTCCCATTCAATATTGTAGTTTGTCACCTGAATTGGGATCTTGCATAGCACCTCATTCCCTCTACTTGAATGACGAAAACTATACGATCCTTATTGAGAATGGTCATGATTTGTCAGCATTTGAGGGTTATAATGTTAGCCTTGAGGAGTTTCTTGCAGAGCAACCGTTATTGAAAATAAAACATATTGTTGGATCAAAAACTGGCGAGGAGTGTTTGTTTGTGAGAAACATTGCCAAGTATATCATCAAATCCATCCTTGCATACCTTGTTAAGCTCTTCTCTCGTGACAAATGTATCAAAATGAAGATAATAGGGCGCAAACATATCTTTCTGAAAGGGTCCAAAGTCAAATTCTATGGGGTGGAATTTGTACAGTTTGAAGAAAATCAAGCAGAAGACAATGTAGTGTGTGTTGTTGGGTTAATAAGTGGATGCTTCCCTGAAGACCTCATCCCTAGTGATTTAAGTGAGATGCTTGATCTTTTGCTATCAGATCCTCTGCACAATCTTGAAGCAGGGAAAGGTGATTGCTCCTTGCTGTCAGCAAAAGAGAGGAGAGAACTCTTGGTTCTTTTGCATACCGAGTACATGACAAATGTAAAACCTATGTTATGTGGTAAAGATGGCGACGATCCAAATGGAAATTTGGAAGAGTTCTTCGCAGGGTGCCCATACATAGAAACATGGGTAGACACTATGACAAAAAACACTTACCTAACTGAGGTCGCCAGTTATAACTCGGTACTGGGGGTTTTGTAA